From Chryseobacterium joostei, the proteins below share one genomic window:
- a CDS encoding IMPACT family protein translates to MFEYKTIENPIENTLLKEKGSKFIGFAYPVNNEKELKAALEKVRGEHPKATHHCYAFRMGLSGENYRANDDGEPSGSAGLPIYNQLLANEVTNVLVIVVRYYGGTKLGVSGLVKTYKESAKITLEEASIITRELETEIEIQFNFNQQNTIFTLLSKFDAKVLNFDANENCILTASLKLAQREGISEKLSEMQHVSFEFND, encoded by the coding sequence ATGTTTGAATACAAAACCATAGAAAACCCCATAGAAAATACGTTGTTAAAAGAAAAAGGAAGCAAATTTATCGGATTTGCCTACCCTGTTAACAATGAAAAAGAGTTAAAAGCTGCTTTAGAAAAGGTTAGAGGAGAACATCCAAAGGCAACCCATCATTGTTATGCTTTCAGAATGGGTTTAAGTGGAGAAAACTACAGAGCGAATGACGACGGAGAACCTTCAGGAAGTGCAGGACTTCCCATCTACAACCAGCTACTGGCCAATGAAGTTACCAACGTACTGGTTATAGTAGTGCGTTACTATGGCGGAACCAAGCTGGGTGTTTCCGGGTTGGTAAAAACCTACAAAGAATCAGCAAAGATAACCCTTGAAGAAGCCAGCATTATCACAAGAGAACTGGAAACAGAAATTGAAATACAGTTCAATTTTAATCAGCAGAATACAATCTTCACGCTCCTTTCAAAATTTGATGCTAAGGTTCTTAATTTTGATGCCAATGAGAACTGTATCCTTACAGCTTCATTAAAACTCGCACAAAGAGAAGGCATTTCAGAAAAATTATCCGAAATGCAACACGTATCATTTGAATTTAATGATTAA
- the mce gene encoding methylmalonyl-CoA epimerase, whose amino-acid sequence MKLEHIGIAVKSLGISDELFTKLLGKESYKKETVEREGVVTSFYETGESKIELLEASNPESPISKFIEKKGEGIHHLAFGVKNIVEEVKRLKKEGFQFISEEPKEGADNKLVVFLHPKSTNGVLVELCQEKQ is encoded by the coding sequence ATGAAGCTAGAACATATTGGTATTGCCGTAAAGTCTTTGGGGATCTCTGATGAGCTTTTTACCAAATTATTAGGAAAAGAATCCTACAAAAAAGAAACTGTTGAAAGAGAGGGCGTGGTAACGTCTTTTTACGAAACAGGAGAAAGTAAAATTGAATTATTGGAAGCCAGTAATCCCGAAAGCCCCATCTCAAAATTCATCGAAAAAAAGGGTGAAGGTATCCATCATTTAGCTTTTGGAGTAAAAAATATTGTAGAAGAAGTAAAAAGATTAAAAAAAGAAGGATTTCAGTTTATCTCTGAAGAGCCTAAAGAAGGTGCTGATAACAAATTAGTTGTATTCCTACATCCGAAGTCTACAAACGGTGTGTTGGTAGAACTTTGCCAAGAAAAGCAATAA
- a CDS encoding ABC transporter permease, which produces MKNIAFYIASRYLLAKKGSTAVTFITWLAVGAMTVAVAAMFVIISVFSGLEDLNKDLISNLHADLTLKSSSGKTIKNFDQVSKVLSNNNKEILNYSRIIEEKVYINFNGKGDIAYLRGVDSAYTKVNPINKDVFYGTYPSFKYSNEVLMENSLDNRLSIPVDSTNHYATVFMPKAGTGIINKEEDIYNKRDILVTGVFPGKDQLDNYIISPIELTEELLSLPKKSAYQIVIKLKNPENADAVKQSLLSSFGKSIEIKTKEEENAAFWKMINTEKMFIYLIFALVIFITTFNLAGAIIILQLDKKEQAKSLISLGFPLSHLRMTYFYTGILIVVSGVITGLMLGTALCYFQLYTEFFRANEVLPFPVKIVGKNYLIVALTASLFGFAISWFFSKISKEHITKN; this is translated from the coding sequence TTGAAGAATATTGCATTTTACATAGCATCCAGATACCTTTTGGCAAAAAAAGGCAGTACCGCTGTTACGTTCATTACGTGGCTGGCAGTAGGTGCCATGACGGTTGCTGTGGCTGCAATGTTCGTGATTATTTCCGTTTTCTCAGGTCTTGAAGATTTGAATAAAGACCTTATTTCTAATCTTCATGCAGATCTAACCTTAAAAAGCTCATCAGGAAAAACCATTAAAAACTTTGATCAGGTTAGTAAGGTTTTAAGCAATAATAATAAAGAAATCCTTAACTATTCCCGTATTATTGAAGAAAAGGTATACATCAATTTTAACGGGAAAGGGGATATTGCCTATTTAAGAGGTGTAGATTCTGCTTATACCAAGGTAAACCCCATCAATAAAGATGTATTCTATGGAACTTACCCAAGCTTCAAGTATTCTAATGAAGTCTTGATGGAAAATAGTCTGGATAACAGATTATCAATTCCTGTTGATTCTACCAATCATTATGCGACGGTATTTATGCCGAAAGCCGGAACCGGAATTATCAACAAGGAAGAGGATATTTACAATAAAAGAGATATTCTGGTAACAGGTGTTTTCCCTGGAAAAGATCAACTGGACAATTATATCATCTCTCCTATTGAACTTACCGAAGAATTATTAAGCCTTCCAAAAAAATCAGCATATCAAATTGTTATTAAGTTAAAAAATCCGGAAAACGCAGATGCAGTAAAGCAAAGTCTGCTTTCTTCTTTTGGAAAAAGTATTGAAATAAAAACAAAGGAAGAAGAGAATGCCGCTTTCTGGAAAATGATTAATACTGAAAAGATGTTTATCTACCTGATCTTTGCACTGGTAATATTCATCACCACATTTAATCTTGCAGGAGCCATCATTATTTTACAGCTTGATAAAAAAGAACAGGCAAAATCACTTATTTCATTAGGTTTCCCTTTAAGTCATCTGAGAATGACCTATTTCTATACCGGAATTCTTATTGTTGTTTCCGGAGTAATTACCGGATTGATGCTTGGAACGGCCTTATGCTATTTCCAACTCTACACAGAATTCTTCAGAGCAAATGAAGTATTGCCTTTCCCGGTAAAAATAGTAGGCAAAAATTATTTAATCGTAGCGCTTACTGCTTCCCTATTTGGATTTGCTATTTCATGGTTCTTTTCAAAGATCAGCAAAGAGCATATTACAAAAAATTAA
- a CDS encoding endonuclease, which produces MKRILSFFLLSFAFINAIAQAPPGYYAPAVGLTGAPLKTALRTIIKEGHQDKGYSGLWTAYFTTDRDTTYENDGTILDIYSENPNGPDPYNFNVGTTQCGQYSTEGQCYNREHIVPQSLFNEAFPMKSDIHFIRATDGKVNGMRSNYPFGKVGNTPSYTSQNGSKLGNSVSPGYSGIVFEPIDAFKGDVARMIFYFVTRYETQLAGFSSGDMLGGSAFPGLQDWELQQLLAWNAMDPVSDAETARNNAAYTFQGNRNPFIDNSAYAELIWGTPVVDNQAPTAPTNLATNTPTSNSISLSWTAATDNIGVTAYDIYVNGTLKTTVSGTSTTATVTGLSPLTSYTFYVIARDAFANNSPQSNSAIGITLDGPATGGGNCGTEDFANIPTSTNPAYNTRVWTNNNITWTATDARIDQTINGKAITIRNGTLTSSVISGGIQSLTLTTQLKFNGNAGNINVFINDVNVGTIPYSATVKTTTINNINVSGNITIKLTNSSTEDRPALDDLTWTCYNGSLGTNETAKNKSDFTIYPNPVKNNELFVKGENLSKIVKAEIYDLSGKVIEVIANPFKNSNKINLKGLVKGTYILKTDNFSTKFIVE; this is translated from the coding sequence ATGAAACGAATTTTATCTTTTTTCTTATTAAGCTTTGCATTTATCAACGCAATTGCACAAGCTCCTCCCGGTTATTATGCCCCTGCAGTGGGTTTAACAGGAGCTCCTCTTAAAACAGCCCTAAGAACAATCATTAAAGAAGGACACCAAGATAAAGGCTATTCTGGCCTATGGACCGCCTATTTCACAACTGATCGTGATACAACGTATGAAAATGATGGAACCATATTAGACATCTACTCTGAAAATCCTAATGGACCTGATCCTTATAATTTCAATGTAGGAACCACCCAATGTGGACAATATAGTACTGAAGGACAATGCTATAACAGAGAGCACATTGTTCCCCAAAGTTTATTCAATGAAGCATTTCCTATGAAGTCTGATATCCACTTTATCCGCGCTACAGATGGTAAAGTAAATGGTATGAGATCTAACTACCCTTTCGGAAAAGTAGGAAATACACCTTCTTACACTTCACAGAATGGTTCTAAATTAGGAAATTCAGTTTCTCCAGGATATTCAGGAATTGTATTTGAACCTATTGATGCATTCAAAGGAGATGTTGCAAGAATGATTTTTTATTTTGTAACAAGATATGAAACACAACTTGCAGGCTTCTCTTCCGGAGATATGCTTGGAGGATCAGCTTTCCCGGGTCTTCAGGATTGGGAACTTCAGCAGCTTTTAGCCTGGAATGCCATGGATCCTGTATCCGATGCTGAAACAGCTAGAAATAATGCAGCATATACATTTCAAGGGAACAGAAATCCTTTTATAGATAACTCGGCCTATGCTGAGTTGATTTGGGGAACTCCTGTAGTTGACAACCAAGCTCCTACAGCTCCTACCAATTTAGCTACCAATACACCTACTTCAAACTCTATCTCATTAAGCTGGACTGCGGCAACAGATAACATTGGTGTAACAGCTTATGATATCTATGTAAATGGAACATTGAAAACTACAGTATCAGGTACATCTACAACTGCTACCGTGACAGGGTTATCTCCACTTACATCATATACATTCTACGTAATTGCCAGAGATGCTTTTGCAAATAATTCACCACAAAGTAATTCAGCAATAGGAATAACTCTTGATGGGCCGGCTACAGGAGGAGGAAACTGTGGAACAGAAGACTTCGCTAATATTCCTACATCTACCAACCCTGCTTATAATACAAGAGTATGGACCAACAATAATATAACTTGGACTGCAACAGATGCAAGAATTGATCAAACCATCAACGGCAAAGCAATTACAATTAGAAATGGTACTTTAACAAGTTCAGTAATTTCAGGAGGAATCCAAAGCCTTACCTTAACTACTCAATTAAAATTCAATGGAAATGCTGGAAATATAAATGTTTTTATTAATGATGTGAATGTAGGAACTATTCCTTATAGCGCAACAGTAAAAACTACTACAATTAACAACATTAATGTAAGTGGAAACATTACTATTAAGCTTACCAATTCATCTACAGAAGACAGACCTGCTCTGGATGACTTAACCTGGACATGTTACAATGGATCATTAGGAACCAATGAAACAGCAAAAAACAAGTCAGACTTCACCATCTACCCTAACCCGGTAAAAAACAACGAACTATTCGTAAAAGGAGAGAATCTTAGCAAAATTGTAAAAGCAGAAATCTATGACCTTTCAGGAAAAGTGATTGAAGTGATTGCAAATCCTTTCAAAAACTCAAACAAGATTAATCTAAAAGGTTTGGTAAAAGGAACATACATCCTAAAAACAGATAATTTCTCTACCAAATTCATCGTAGAATAA
- a CDS encoding shikimate dehydrogenase family protein, which translates to MDSNKKLGLIGRNISYSFSKKFFENKFQKLMLKDFSYDIFDLNEINEVENLFSSPELLGFNVTIPYKEQIISYLDELSDEAEKIGAVNCVLIQNGKKTGYNTDAFGFEKTLFLHKKNAQDKALILGNGGAAKAVKYVLDKHNIPSKTITRNSETNFENLDTETVQEHKIIVQCTPVGTFPNVKDCLKFPFDALSSEHLVIDLIYNPNYTQFIINASEKGAKTVNGYYMLEQQAEKAWEIWNFQKK; encoded by the coding sequence ATGGATTCCAATAAAAAATTAGGATTAATAGGACGTAATATTTCCTATTCCTTTTCTAAAAAATTCTTCGAAAATAAGTTTCAAAAGCTTATGCTTAAAGACTTTTCCTATGATATTTTTGACCTGAATGAAATTAATGAAGTGGAAAACCTTTTTTCTTCACCGGAACTTTTAGGATTCAATGTTACGATCCCTTACAAAGAACAAATCATCAGCTACCTTGATGAATTGAGTGATGAAGCTGAAAAAATAGGAGCTGTAAACTGCGTTTTAATTCAAAATGGTAAAAAAACAGGATACAATACGGACGCTTTCGGCTTCGAAAAAACACTTTTTCTGCACAAAAAAAATGCACAGGACAAAGCTTTGATTCTAGGTAACGGAGGAGCTGCAAAGGCAGTAAAATATGTACTGGATAAACACAATATCCCATCCAAAACGATTACAAGAAACTCTGAAACAAATTTTGAAAACCTTGATACGGAAACCGTTCAGGAGCATAAAATTATTGTTCAATGTACGCCAGTAGGGACATTTCCAAATGTTAAAGATTGTCTGAAATTCCCTTTTGACGCGCTTTCTTCCGAGCATTTGGTTATCGATTTAATATACAATCCAAACTACACCCAATTTATCATTAATGCCTCTGAAAAAGGAGCAAAAACAGTAAACGGTTATTATATGCTTGAGCAGCAAGCAGAAAAAGCTTGGGAAATTTGGAATTTTCAAAAAAAATAA
- a CDS encoding DUF349 domain-containing protein, producing the protein MTTENNLSENEEKKNPNDVSQETLENTVSHDAPTHEDDAEHLEEHEEVEISLTDALKEMETIINTQNAGENFKRFNQLKEKASHYIHDEVEDKKHEYVDAGNAPENFSYEHPSQTKFSALVNIFREKHDNFQKGQEEEQKKNLEHRQSIIERLKNLYTNSEPGTNLFKSIREIKEEWSKAGQVAKSEFKILNNNYFHHLNQFYQMLDLNKEFLEQEYSHNLEKRQHIIARAQELENEPVIQKALNELQYLHKLWKEEAEPVAEEFREKTWEEFKEISNKIHERKSELSASIEKEQGANLEKKNEIIAEIKKLSEPAETPNHNYWQNAIKKVEDLRSEFLKTGSVPRKLSNQNWNDFKTTLRGFNTTKNNYYKSLKGSQQANLEEKLKLIQTAQDNQSNEEWDISVPLFKKLQEDWKKVGHVPKSMTNKIWDEFRDACNAFFNNYREKSNTSTDNWKENYKNKKALLEELKTVSNEEGSIEKIEQIKTSWNNIGKVPRDKISINTEFNKTLREKLKINKINELELKEEGLSENQLTDKARKIKNQISDLEGEIVKLENNLSFFNKPSRENPLLRDTYNTIDEKKAHLETLKQNLHSIIAGE; encoded by the coding sequence ATGACTACAGAAAACAATCTTTCTGAAAACGAAGAAAAGAAAAATCCTAATGACGTATCTCAGGAGACATTAGAGAACACCGTTTCTCATGATGCACCCACCCATGAAGATGATGCAGAACACCTGGAAGAACATGAAGAAGTTGAAATCTCCCTGACTGATGCCTTAAAGGAAATGGAAACAATCATCAACACTCAAAATGCTGGTGAAAATTTCAAAAGATTCAATCAGTTAAAAGAAAAAGCAAGTCATTACATCCATGATGAAGTGGAAGATAAAAAGCATGAGTATGTAGATGCAGGAAATGCTCCTGAAAACTTTAGTTATGAGCACCCGTCACAGACTAAATTTTCTGCTTTGGTCAATATTTTTAGAGAAAAGCATGACAACTTCCAGAAAGGACAGGAAGAAGAGCAGAAAAAAAATCTTGAACACCGTCAAAGCATTATTGAAAGATTAAAAAACCTTTATACCAACTCTGAACCGGGAACTAATCTTTTTAAATCCATTCGTGAGATCAAAGAAGAGTGGTCAAAAGCCGGACAGGTTGCTAAATCTGAGTTTAAAATCCTTAACAATAACTATTTCCACCACCTGAATCAATTTTATCAGATGCTGGATCTTAATAAAGAATTCTTAGAACAGGAATACAGCCATAATCTTGAAAAAAGACAGCACATCATTGCCCGTGCTCAGGAACTGGAAAATGAACCTGTCATTCAGAAAGCTTTAAATGAACTTCAATATCTTCATAAGCTTTGGAAAGAAGAAGCTGAACCTGTAGCAGAAGAATTCCGTGAAAAAACTTGGGAAGAATTCAAGGAAATTTCCAATAAAATTCATGAAAGAAAATCTGAACTTTCAGCATCCATAGAAAAAGAGCAAGGTGCAAATCTTGAGAAAAAGAACGAAATTATTGCTGAAATCAAGAAACTTTCTGAACCTGCAGAAACACCTAACCACAACTACTGGCAAAACGCCATTAAAAAAGTGGAGGATTTACGTTCTGAGTTTTTGAAAACAGGAAGTGTTCCAAGAAAACTTTCCAACCAAAACTGGAATGATTTCAAAACAACACTTAGAGGCTTCAATACCACAAAAAACAACTATTACAAGTCTTTAAAAGGTTCTCAGCAAGCTAACCTGGAAGAAAAGCTTAAATTAATACAAACTGCTCAGGACAACCAGAGCAATGAAGAGTGGGATATCTCTGTTCCATTATTCAAAAAACTTCAGGAAGACTGGAAAAAGGTTGGCCATGTTCCAAAGAGCATGACTAATAAAATCTGGGATGAATTCCGTGATGCATGTAACGCCTTCTTCAATAATTACAGAGAAAAGAGCAACACTTCCACAGATAACTGGAAAGAGAACTATAAAAATAAAAAAGCTCTTCTTGAAGAATTAAAAACAGTCTCCAACGAAGAAGGAAGTATTGAAAAAATTGAACAAATTAAGACATCCTGGAATAATATCGGGAAAGTTCCTAGAGATAAAATTTCAATTAATACAGAGTTCAACAAGACTTTAAGAGAAAAATTAAAGATCAATAAGATCAATGAACTTGAACTGAAAGAAGAAGGTTTATCTGAAAACCAACTTACTGACAAGGCTAGAAAGATCAAAAACCAAATATCTGATCTTGAAGGAGAAATTGTAAAACTGGAAAACAACCTATCTTTCTTCAACAAACCATCAAGGGAAAATCCTCTTTTAAGAGATACTTACAACACCATTGATGAAAAGAAAGCTCATCTGGAAACATTAAAGCAGAATCTCCACAGCATCATTGCCGGAGAATAA
- the ribD gene encoding bifunctional diaminohydroxyphosphoribosylaminopyrimidine deaminase/5-amino-6-(5-phosphoribosylamino)uracil reductase RibD → MNNDELYIKRCIELAQKALGKTYPNPLVGSVIVHNGEIIGEGYHHKAGEPHAEINAINSVENKSLIPESTIYVSLEPCAHYGKTPPCALKIKELGFKKVVIGAMDSHDKVNGKGKKIIQDAGIEAVSGILEQECIELNKRFFTYHEKKRPYIILKWAESGDGFLDKDFKPTSISNALVNQFVHQLRADEHAILVGTQTALHDNPSLTVRNVEGTNPTRILIDFDLKVPQHFKIYNNEAKTLVLNTIKEETENNIQFIKIGKENFLTSLMEALYREQIQSVIIEGGRFTLQQFIDADLWDEAIIIKNENLKLENGTKAPKFNHTACKTENYRDNTISFFKSK, encoded by the coding sequence ATGAACAACGACGAATTATATATTAAAAGATGCATTGAGCTGGCCCAAAAAGCTCTAGGCAAAACCTACCCTAACCCACTTGTAGGAAGTGTAATTGTACACAATGGAGAAATTATTGGCGAAGGATATCATCATAAAGCAGGAGAACCACACGCTGAAATCAATGCTATCAACTCTGTTGAAAATAAGAGCCTGATTCCTGAGTCAACCATCTATGTTTCATTGGAACCCTGTGCTCACTACGGAAAAACGCCACCTTGTGCTTTAAAGATTAAAGAACTTGGCTTTAAAAAAGTAGTCATTGGAGCTATGGACTCCCATGACAAGGTTAACGGAAAAGGAAAAAAAATCATTCAGGATGCAGGGATTGAAGCTGTTTCAGGAATCCTTGAACAAGAATGCATTGAGTTAAATAAAAGATTCTTCACTTATCATGAAAAGAAAAGACCTTATATTATTTTAAAATGGGCAGAGTCGGGTGACGGGTTTTTAGACAAAGATTTTAAGCCTACTTCCATATCAAACGCTTTGGTCAATCAGTTTGTTCACCAATTAAGAGCTGATGAGCATGCCATTTTAGTAGGAACACAAACTGCATTACATGATAATCCAAGCTTAACTGTAAGAAATGTTGAGGGAACAAACCCAACCAGAATCTTAATTGATTTCGACTTAAAAGTTCCTCAGCACTTTAAGATTTACAATAATGAAGCAAAAACACTGGTTTTAAATACCATCAAAGAAGAAACTGAAAACAATATCCAATTCATTAAAATAGGAAAAGAAAATTTTCTTACAAGTTTAATGGAAGCTTTATACAGAGAACAAATACAATCCGTTATTATTGAAGGCGGCCGTTTTACATTACAACAATTTATTGATGCTGATCTTTGGGATGAAGCCATTATCATTAAAAATGAAAATCTCAAACTAGAAAATGGCACAAAAGCCCCCAAATTTAACCATACAGCCTGCAAAACAGAAAACTACAGGGATAATACCATTTCTTTTTTTAAATCAAAATAA
- the rbfA gene encoding 30S ribosome-binding factor RbfA produces the protein MESNRQRKVAQIIQEDFAELFRKQASESKQSILVSVSDVKVTADLGIAKIYLSIFPQEFRSAVMKEIEENKPQYRNFIGQKMAKQVRIIPQLNFYLDTALDDVEKLERELRGEGDNPVL, from the coding sequence ATGGAAAGTAACAGACAAAGAAAAGTAGCACAAATTATTCAGGAAGACTTCGCAGAGCTTTTCCGTAAACAGGCTTCAGAGAGTAAGCAAAGTATATTAGTATCCGTTTCAGATGTAAAGGTAACGGCAGATTTGGGTATTGCTAAAATTTATTTAAGCATTTTCCCACAGGAATTCCGTTCTGCTGTAATGAAAGAAATAGAGGAAAACAAGCCTCAATATAGAAATTTCATTGGTCAGAAAATGGCAAAACAGGTACGTATTATACCACAACTTAACTTTTATCTTGACACTGCTCTTGATGATGTTGAAAAATTAGAAAGAGAATTAAGAGGCGAAGGTGACAATCCTGTTTTGTAG
- a CDS encoding response regulator transcription factor, which translates to MNNQHPLQQVWDQYPNAMHNEKQSLKAPPIKRLIAEMFCIGNFYYYVLNIADSTLTNHHESILTMHGLKKYPKHLKEVIDLIHPDDIEFVMEAEKMTIEKMQEIGWEHQTQLKSSYCFRMKIETEHYEMFHHQSIHTLKSKEGKLLQAVNIHTNIQHLVKENPYTVLVSGIGNRSDFHQMHYSKESKEKEQETLTKRELEILNFITKGLSASEISKILNISFYTVRTHRKNILEKMQSKNTSELMKICFQRGLI; encoded by the coding sequence ATGAATAATCAACATCCGCTCCAGCAAGTATGGGATCAATATCCTAATGCTATGCATAATGAGAAGCAATCTCTGAAAGCTCCCCCTATAAAACGACTGATTGCTGAAATGTTCTGTATTGGAAATTTTTATTATTATGTTTTAAATATTGCAGACAGTACACTAACCAATCATCATGAAAGTATTTTGACCATGCATGGCTTGAAAAAGTACCCCAAGCATTTAAAGGAAGTTATAGATCTTATTCACCCCGATGATATTGAGTTTGTAATGGAAGCTGAAAAAATGACCATTGAAAAAATGCAGGAAATTGGATGGGAACACCAAACTCAATTGAAAAGCAGCTATTGCTTTCGGATGAAAATAGAAACAGAGCATTACGAAATGTTTCATCATCAATCAATACATACATTAAAAAGTAAAGAAGGAAAGCTATTGCAAGCAGTTAATATACACACTAATATCCAGCATCTTGTAAAGGAAAATCCTTACACTGTATTAGTTTCCGGAATTGGTAACCGTAGTGATTTTCATCAAATGCACTATAGCAAAGAATCGAAAGAGAAAGAACAGGAAACTCTTACAAAGAGAGAGTTAGAAATTTTAAACTTCATTACAAAAGGTCTTTCTGCATCAGAAATTTCAAAAATATTAAACATTTCCTTTTACACCGTCCGTACTCATAGAAAAAACATCCTGGAAAAAATGCAATCAAAGAACACTTCAGAACTTATGAAAATCTGTTTTCAAAGAGGTTTAATTTAG
- a CDS encoding bacteriocin-like protein gives MKNIKKVSRQGLKKVQGGIAPKCCSYYPPAWQHCCPTPSSMSCPPPWVDGSFPC, from the coding sequence ATGAAAAACATAAAGAAAGTTTCAAGACAAGGTTTAAAAAAAGTACAAGGAGGTATAGCCCCTAAATGTTGTTCATATTATCCACCTGCATGGCAACATTGCTGCCCTACTCCATCCAGCATGAGCTGCCCACCACCTTGGGTAGATGGAAGTTTTCCTTGCTAG